In Arthrobacter sp. SLBN-112, a genomic segment contains:
- the pknB gene encoding Stk1 family PASTA domain-containing Ser/Thr kinase gives MQEHVTDPLAGTLVDNRYAVASRLARGGMSTVYLAVDQRLDREVALKVLHPHLAADESFLGRLGREAKAAARLSHPHVVGVLDQGNDGNTAYLVMEYIKGHTLRDVLKERGALPPRLALALIDPVVEGLGAAHAAGFIHRDVKPENVLIADDGRIKIGDFGLARAVTSSTSTGALIGTVAYISPELVLGQPADERSDVYSVGIMLYEMLTGRQPFEGDVPIQVAYQHVNGTVGPPSALVPGLAGEVDELVQWCTANDPENRPVDGNALLQELRHIRTNLTDAELDLQPPAAAAATAQHQTEVLARASNPTTLMPPARPAAPGYPPGRQPMPQERTAAGPAAEAIMSHSRRADLALPDDDAEDAWAPPPPRLSKRAQRRADREDEKVRARAAATPARTLREGNPRRRGILWIVVLIIAALLATGAGWFFGMGPGAAAAVPAVANKTVAQAQQVLNGVGFHSTTSDVFDDQVPSGLVVGSEPSAGTEIRKFQPVSLLVSKGPQLFPLPKLTGGTLTDAKNALNAAEMALGPVSEQFDDQAAAGTVLSQNPAAGTPARHGTPVEMVVSKGPQPIPVPSVVGKAKDDAAAAIKAAGLTADTSPDAVFDKSVPEGAVVSQSPATGTLTRGGTVTLTISKGPKMVDVPSFIGKQATEARKALEALGFQVRVNNILGGFFGTVRDQEPVNRKVPEGSVITITVV, from the coding sequence GTGCAGGAACACGTGACAGACCCCCTTGCAGGGACACTGGTGGACAACCGCTATGCAGTGGCCTCCAGGCTCGCCCGCGGCGGAATGTCCACTGTCTACCTGGCCGTCGACCAAAGGCTGGACCGCGAAGTGGCGCTCAAGGTGCTCCACCCGCACCTCGCCGCCGACGAAAGCTTCCTGGGCAGGCTGGGCCGCGAAGCAAAGGCCGCCGCGCGCCTCTCCCACCCGCACGTGGTGGGTGTACTGGACCAGGGCAACGACGGCAATACCGCCTACCTCGTCATGGAGTACATCAAGGGCCATACGCTCAGGGACGTTCTCAAGGAGCGGGGCGCCCTGCCGCCGCGGCTGGCACTGGCACTGATCGATCCCGTAGTGGAGGGTCTGGGAGCCGCGCACGCAGCGGGCTTTATCCACCGGGACGTCAAGCCGGAAAATGTCCTGATCGCCGATGACGGCAGGATCAAGATTGGCGATTTCGGCCTGGCCCGTGCCGTCACCAGTTCCACCAGTACCGGTGCGCTGATCGGCACCGTTGCCTATATCTCCCCCGAACTGGTCCTGGGCCAACCGGCGGACGAGCGCAGCGATGTCTACTCCGTGGGCATCATGTTGTACGAAATGCTGACGGGCCGGCAACCGTTCGAAGGTGACGTGCCCATCCAGGTCGCCTACCAGCACGTCAACGGAACGGTCGGTCCGCCGTCAGCCCTGGTGCCCGGCCTCGCCGGGGAAGTGGATGAGCTGGTGCAATGGTGCACCGCCAATGATCCCGAAAACCGGCCGGTCGACGGCAATGCCCTGCTCCAGGAGCTGCGCCACATCCGGACCAACCTGACGGATGCCGAACTTGACCTGCAGCCCCCCGCGGCTGCCGCCGCGACTGCCCAGCACCAGACCGAGGTTCTGGCCCGCGCCAGCAATCCAACGACGCTTATGCCCCCCGCACGGCCGGCCGCCCCTGGCTATCCTCCCGGACGGCAGCCGATGCCGCAGGAGCGCACAGCCGCCGGGCCTGCGGCGGAAGCCATAATGTCCCACTCCCGGCGGGCGGACCTCGCACTGCCCGACGACGATGCGGAGGACGCCTGGGCTCCCCCACCGCCCCGGCTCAGCAAGCGGGCGCAGCGCCGAGCGGACCGGGAAGACGAAAAAGTCCGCGCGCGGGCGGCCGCCACTCCCGCGCGCACGCTCCGGGAAGGCAATCCGCGCCGTCGGGGCATCCTGTGGATTGTTGTCCTCATTATTGCCGCCCTGCTGGCTACCGGCGCCGGATGGTTTTTCGGCATGGGTCCGGGCGCTGCGGCAGCGGTGCCGGCCGTGGCCAACAAGACGGTGGCGCAGGCCCAGCAAGTGCTCAACGGGGTGGGTTTCCATTCCACCACCAGCGATGTCTTTGATGACCAGGTGCCCAGCGGCCTGGTGGTGGGCAGCGAGCCGTCCGCCGGTACCGAGATCCGCAAATTCCAGCCCGTCTCGCTGTTGGTCTCGAAGGGCCCGCAGCTCTTTCCCCTGCCGAAACTCACCGGCGGAACCCTGACGGACGCGAAGAACGCACTCAATGCGGCTGAAATGGCGTTGGGCCCGGTCAGCGAACAATTCGACGACCAGGCCGCAGCCGGCACGGTGTTATCGCAAAATCCCGCTGCCGGCACGCCCGCCCGGCACGGCACGCCCGTGGAGATGGTGGTTTCCAAGGGACCGCAGCCGATCCCCGTTCCCTCCGTGGTGGGAAAGGCCAAGGACGACGCCGCAGCCGCGATCAAAGCCGCGGGGCTCACTGCCGACACGTCACCGGATGCGGTGTTTGACAAGTCCGTTCCCGAGGGCGCCGTGGTCAGCCAGTCTCCGGCCACCGGGACGCTGACCCGCGGCGGCACGGTCACCTTGACCATTTCCAAGGGGCCAAAGATGGTGGATGTACCCAGCTTCATCGGCAAGCAGGCTACAGAAGCACGCAAGGCCCTGGAGGCGCTGGGCTTCCAGGTCCGGGTCAACAACATCCTCGGCGGCTTCTTCGGTACCGTCCGGGATCAGGAACCGGTGAACCGCAAGGTACCCGAGGGTTCCGTCATCACGATCACGGTGGTGTAG
- a CDS encoding class II 3-deoxy-7-phosphoheptulonate synthase — protein sequence MVTELSAKPAFSLSSTAQSGAANYPGLDNWRDLPISQQPSWQDRGVFEASVKELSVLPPLVFAGEVDVLRERLAAAAQGKAFLLQGGDCAETFEAATADKISARVKTILQMAVVLTYGAAMPVIKMGRMAGQFAKPRSSNDETRDGVTLPAYRGDIVNGYEFTPESRGHDAARMLRAYHTSASTLNLIRAFTQGGFADLRSVHQWNKGFTENPAHARYESLARDIDRAIKFMDSCGADFEALKRVEFFASHEALLLDYERALTRIDSRTGFPYDTSAHFLWIGERTRELDHAHVDFLSRVRNPIGVKLGPSTTGDDALRLIDKLDPDREPGRLTFITRMGAGNIREKLPAVVEKVTASGAQVLWVTDPMHGNTVTSPNGYKTRNFDDVIDEVRGFFEVHHGLGTVPGGLHVEMTGDDVAECLGGADPIDQDAFLDRYESVCDPRLNHMQSLEMAFLVAGALAKN from the coding sequence ATGGTGACTGAGCTATCTGCAAAACCTGCCTTTTCGCTGTCCAGTACCGCCCAGAGCGGGGCGGCCAACTATCCCGGACTCGACAACTGGCGGGACCTTCCCATCTCGCAGCAGCCCAGCTGGCAGGACCGCGGCGTTTTCGAGGCCTCGGTAAAGGAACTTTCCGTCCTTCCGCCACTGGTGTTCGCCGGTGAAGTGGACGTGCTGCGCGAGCGGCTCGCCGCTGCCGCCCAGGGCAAGGCCTTCCTGCTGCAGGGCGGCGACTGCGCCGAAACGTTCGAGGCGGCCACGGCGGACAAGATCAGTGCCCGCGTCAAGACCATTCTCCAGATGGCAGTGGTGCTCACGTACGGGGCGGCCATGCCGGTCATCAAGATGGGCCGGATGGCGGGCCAGTTCGCCAAGCCCCGTTCCTCAAACGATGAAACCCGCGACGGCGTCACCTTGCCCGCCTACCGTGGCGACATCGTCAACGGTTACGAGTTCACGCCCGAATCCCGCGGCCATGACGCCGCCAGGATGCTCCGCGCCTACCACACCTCCGCTTCCACGCTGAACCTCATCCGGGCCTTCACACAGGGCGGCTTTGCCGACCTCCGCTCGGTACACCAGTGGAACAAGGGGTTCACCGAAAACCCGGCCCACGCCCGCTACGAGTCGCTGGCCCGGGATATCGACCGCGCCATCAAGTTCATGGATTCCTGCGGCGCCGACTTCGAAGCCCTCAAGCGCGTGGAGTTCTTCGCCAGCCACGAGGCACTGCTGCTGGACTACGAGCGCGCCCTGACGCGCATCGACTCCCGCACCGGCTTCCCCTATGACACCTCGGCCCACTTCCTGTGGATCGGGGAGCGCACCCGGGAACTGGACCACGCCCATGTCGACTTCCTCTCGCGGGTGCGCAACCCCATCGGGGTCAAGCTCGGCCCGTCCACCACCGGTGATGACGCGCTGCGCCTGATCGACAAGCTGGACCCTGACCGCGAGCCAGGGCGCCTGACCTTCATTACCCGCATGGGTGCCGGCAACATCCGCGAGAAGCTGCCTGCCGTCGTCGAGAAGGTCACCGCTTCCGGCGCCCAGGTGCTGTGGGTCACCGACCCCATGCACGGCAACACCGTCACGTCGCCCAACGGCTACAAGACGCGCAATTTCGACGACGTCATCGACGAAGTGCGCGGCTTCTTCGAAGTGCACCACGGGCTGGGGACGGTCCCTGGCGGGCTGCACGTGGAGATGACCGGCGACGACGTGGCCGAGTGTCTCGGTGGCGCGGACCCGATCGACCAGGACGCCTTCCTGGACCGCTACGAGTCTGTGTGCGATCCCCGCCTGAACCACATGCAGTCGCTGGAGATGGCCTTCCTCGTAGCCGGCGCACTCGCCAAGAACTAG
- a CDS encoding lysophospholipid acyltransferase family protein — protein MFYWVMKRIFLGPVIKLLFRPWVKGLDNIPVQGAAIIASNHLSFSDSIFMPLMVRRPVVFLAKSEYFTGTGIKGRLTAAFFRLTNQLPMDRSGGAASAASLNAGMDVLSSGGLLGIYPEGTRSPDARLYRGKVGVARLALQAGVPVIPVAMIGTDKVQPIGKRLPNIRRIGMIFGEPLDFSQYRDQAEDRTVQRLITDEIMTNLMRLSGQEYVDEYAAVVKLRLAGKPAEPRAAAEPLAAPAAGEGEFVHGSGTGPEAPAEGRTAPEDDAGTSAAR, from the coding sequence GTGTTCTATTGGGTCATGAAAAGGATCTTCCTCGGTCCGGTGATCAAGCTGCTTTTCCGGCCGTGGGTCAAGGGCCTGGACAACATCCCGGTGCAGGGGGCCGCCATTATCGCCTCCAACCACCTGTCGTTCTCGGATTCGATCTTCATGCCGCTCATGGTCCGCCGTCCGGTGGTGTTCCTGGCCAAATCGGAATACTTCACGGGAACCGGGATCAAGGGCAGGCTGACCGCGGCGTTCTTCCGCCTGACCAACCAGCTGCCCATGGACCGGTCCGGTGGCGCGGCCTCGGCGGCGTCCCTGAATGCGGGGATGGACGTACTCAGCTCCGGCGGCCTGCTGGGCATCTACCCCGAGGGCACGCGCAGCCCGGACGCCCGGTTATACCGCGGGAAAGTGGGCGTGGCCCGGCTGGCGCTGCAGGCGGGCGTTCCGGTTATTCCTGTTGCCATGATCGGCACCGACAAAGTCCAGCCCATCGGCAAGCGGCTGCCCAACATCCGCAGGATCGGCATGATCTTCGGCGAACCGCTGGACTTCAGCCAGTACCGTGACCAGGCGGAAGACCGCACCGTGCAGCGGCTTATCACGGACGAGATCATGACCAACCTGATGCGGCTGTCCGGCCAGGAGTATGTGGACGAGTACGCCGCCGTCGTCAAGCTCCGGCTTGCCGGCAAGCCTGCAGAACCGAGGGCGGCAGCGGAGCCATTGGCCGCACCGGCCGCCGGCGAAGGCGAATTCGTCCACGGCAGCGGTACCGGCCCCGAGGCACCGGCGGAAGGCAGGACTGCACCGGAGGACGACGCCGGGACATCCGCCGCCAGGTAA
- a CDS encoding alpha/beta fold hydrolase, producing MTESSIPPRPAAFSYPGHGPNARIGIAICHGFTGSPLSVMPWALHLADQGYAVSVPLLPGHGTDWRQLARTAWQDWYRSYEEAFLDLSARTDMTFTAGLSMGGAIALLAASRHHVSGVTIVNPGLSFYDRRVRVIGVLKYFQRTTIPLQEDQTGAPATDDGDYSRTPLAAVHELKKLFGAATRGLPKVDAPVQVFKSRTDAVVPPTSLALLEKGLRGNLAEVVDLASSGHVATLDVDAPAIFEKSEAFVAAHARRTSTLETP from the coding sequence ATGACTGAAAGCAGCATCCCGCCCCGTCCGGCCGCTTTCAGCTATCCAGGCCACGGCCCCAATGCGCGGATTGGCATCGCCATCTGCCACGGGTTCACCGGCAGCCCCTTGAGCGTGATGCCGTGGGCACTGCACCTGGCGGACCAGGGCTACGCGGTGTCCGTTCCCTTGCTGCCCGGGCATGGAACGGATTGGCGCCAGCTCGCCCGGACGGCGTGGCAGGACTGGTACCGCAGCTACGAGGAAGCTTTCCTGGACCTTTCCGCGCGGACGGACATGACGTTTACCGCCGGCCTGTCCATGGGCGGTGCGATCGCCCTGCTCGCGGCCTCCCGCCACCACGTTTCGGGGGTCACCATCGTCAATCCGGGGCTGAGTTTCTATGACCGCCGGGTGCGCGTGATCGGCGTCCTCAAGTACTTCCAGCGGACCACGATTCCCCTCCAGGAGGACCAGACCGGGGCACCAGCCACGGACGACGGCGACTATTCGCGGACCCCGCTGGCTGCCGTGCATGAGCTCAAGAAGCTCTTTGGCGCTGCCACGCGCGGGCTGCCGAAGGTGGACGCCCCGGTCCAGGTTTTCAAATCGCGAACGGACGCAGTGGTCCCGCCAACATCCCTGGCCCTGCTGGAAAAGGGGCTGCGGGGAAATCTTGCCGAGGTCGTGGACCTTGCCAGCAGTGGACATGTGGCTACTCTGGACGTGGACGCGCCCGCGATCTTCGAAAAATCGGAAGCATTCGTCGCCGCCCACGCCCGCCGCACCAGTACCTTGGAGACGCCATGA
- a CDS encoding alpha/beta fold hydrolase: MTSGPDHSPFSSAFSGEGPRTGIVLSHGFTGSPHGLRAWATAFAAAGFAVRMPLLPGHGTSWQDLSRTRWQQWHAALDEAFLELDAQCDRVFAAGLSMGGALALRIAATRPVAGVVLVNPGLVVDDPRAPLAGILKLVVKSTPSIGNDILKAGVEEGAYARTPVAAAHELNKMFKDTVRLLPRITAPVQVYRSTVDHVVSDASMAVLRRGLTNAPLDVVRLENSYHVATLDNDAELIFEGSVDFIRRVLNAAPPASPATAGQEGRNEQA; encoded by the coding sequence ATGACCTCCGGCCCTGACCACAGCCCCTTCTCGAGCGCCTTCAGCGGCGAAGGTCCCCGCACCGGAATCGTCCTGTCCCATGGCTTCACGGGAAGCCCGCATGGTTTGCGGGCGTGGGCCACGGCGTTCGCCGCGGCCGGTTTCGCCGTCCGGATGCCGTTGCTTCCGGGCCACGGGACGTCGTGGCAGGACCTCTCCCGGACCCGCTGGCAGCAATGGCACGCTGCCTTGGATGAAGCTTTCCTCGAGCTGGACGCCCAGTGCGACAGGGTTTTCGCTGCCGGCCTGAGCATGGGCGGGGCCCTGGCCCTGCGGATTGCCGCGACCAGGCCGGTTGCGGGAGTGGTCCTGGTGAATCCCGGCCTGGTGGTCGATGACCCCCGCGCGCCGCTGGCGGGCATCCTGAAGCTGGTCGTGAAGAGCACCCCGTCGATTGGCAACGACATCCTCAAGGCAGGTGTGGAGGAGGGCGCCTACGCACGCACCCCGGTGGCAGCCGCCCACGAACTCAACAAGATGTTCAAGGACACCGTCCGGCTCCTCCCCCGGATCACCGCCCCCGTCCAGGTCTACCGCTCAACCGTGGACCATGTGGTGTCCGATGCCAGCATGGCCGTCCTGCGGCGCGGGCTGACGAATGCGCCACTGGACGTGGTCCGGCTGGAGAACAGTTACCACGTCGCCACCCTGGACAACGACGCGGAGCTCATCTTCGAGGGCTCGGTGGACTTCATCCGGCGGGTCCTGAACGCCGCGCCACCGGCCAGTCCCGCCACGGCAGGGCAGGAGGGCCGCAATGAACAGGCATGA
- a CDS encoding ROK family glucokinase: MYGPLPGDQAGPLGRPAPWRRRPVTHRAGQLQGGGVRGHLRLGRKGLAIGIDIGGTKVAAGVVDSEGRILSEARRSTPGTDPRAVEQVIVELVEELGRGHRIWSVGIGAAGWMDLAGGTVLFSPHLAWRNEPLRENLQRLLRRPVLLTNDADAAAWAEWRFGAGQGEDRLVCITLGTGIGGAMVMDGRVERGRFGVAGEFGHQIIMPGGHRCECGNRGCWEQYASGNALGREARLLARANSPVAQDLLAAVGGRPEAITGAIVTELALAGDRASRELIEEVGEWLGLGLANLAAALDPGLFVIGGGLCSAGDLLVEPARKAFARNLTGRGFRPEAGIELAALGPNAGLIGAADLSRVSSRVRS, from the coding sequence ATGTACGGACCGTTGCCCGGCGACCAGGCCGGCCCCCTTGGACGACCGGCTCCCTGGCGCCGCCGTCCCGTCACCCACCGCGCCGGACAGCTGCAAGGCGGCGGAGTCCGCGGGCACCTCCGCCTCGGCCGCAAGGGATTGGCCATTGGGATCGACATCGGGGGAACCAAGGTCGCCGCAGGCGTTGTGGACTCCGAAGGCCGGATCCTCAGCGAGGCACGCCGGTCCACGCCGGGAACGGACCCGCGGGCGGTGGAGCAGGTCATCGTGGAACTCGTCGAGGAATTGGGCCGGGGCCACCGCATCTGGTCGGTGGGCATCGGTGCCGCCGGCTGGATGGACCTGGCAGGCGGAACCGTCCTCTTCAGCCCGCATCTGGCCTGGCGCAACGAGCCTCTCCGCGAGAACCTGCAGCGGCTTCTTCGCCGCCCGGTGCTCCTGACCAACGACGCCGATGCTGCGGCCTGGGCGGAATGGCGCTTCGGCGCCGGCCAGGGGGAGGACCGCCTGGTATGCATCACGCTGGGCACCGGAATCGGCGGGGCGATGGTGATGGACGGCAGGGTGGAACGCGGCCGCTTCGGAGTCGCCGGCGAATTCGGCCACCAGATCATCATGCCCGGCGGCCACCGGTGCGAGTGCGGCAACCGCGGATGCTGGGAACAGTACGCATCGGGCAACGCCCTGGGCCGGGAGGCACGGCTCCTCGCCCGGGCAAATTCACCGGTAGCCCAGGACCTTCTCGCGGCGGTGGGCGGCCGCCCTGAAGCCATCACCGGTGCAATCGTCACGGAACTGGCCCTGGCAGGCGACCGTGCGTCGCGCGAGCTGATCGAGGAAGTGGGCGAATGGCTCGGCCTGGGACTGGCCAACCTGGCCGCGGCCCTGGATCCAGGCCTGTTCGTGATCGGCGGGGGCTTGTGCTCTGCGGGTGACCTGCTGGTGGAGCCGGCCCGCAAGGCGTTCGCACGGAACCTCACCGGCCGTGGCTTCCGGCCGGAAGCGGGCATCGAGCTGGCCGCCCTCGGCCCCAACGCGGGCCTGATCGGTGCTGCGGACCTCTCCCGGGTCAGCAGCCGCGTCCGCAGCTGA
- a CDS encoding AMP-dependent synthetase/ligase: protein MREFSVPPLVVVPPESNITDLVLRQAGKASNPALFSRLDAAGAWQNVAATEFLADVRALAKGLIASGVAAGERVGIMSRTRYEWALVDFSIWFAGAVSVPIYETSSPSQVAWNLGDSGAVAAFGESAHHENIIRQAVTAEGLTDVQHVWQLEGHGLDALRDAGRDVSDEELEARRSAANLGDVATIIYTSGTTGRPKGCELTHGNFVELSDNALAIIGDIVHENAKTIMFLPMAHVFARFISVLAMAAGTTVAHTPDIKNLLGDLQSYEPTFILAVPRVFEKVYNSALTKAEDGGKGAIFHRAAETAIAFSKARQDGRVGLGLKLRHAVFDKLVYGKLRAAMGGHVAHAVSGGGPLGERLGHFFQGIGLQVLEGYGLTETTAPITVNTPSRIKIGSVGKPLPGNAVKIADDGEILAKGVCVMRGYYRRDDLTAEAFTDGWFHTGDIGRLDEEGFVWITGRKKEIIVTAGGKNVIPALLEDQIRADALVSQVLVVGDNRPFIGALVTLDQEALPGWLQRHGLPAGTTLEQAAGNPVVKAAVQDLITAANTSVSQAEAIKSFRIVPADFTEASGHLTPSMKVKRAQVMKDFETVIEEMYSAPRS, encoded by the coding sequence GTGCGCGAATTCAGTGTTCCGCCCCTGGTTGTTGTCCCACCCGAATCCAACATCACCGACCTGGTGTTGCGGCAGGCAGGCAAGGCCAGCAACCCGGCACTGTTTTCACGCCTCGATGCCGCAGGCGCCTGGCAGAACGTGGCCGCCACCGAGTTCCTGGCAGATGTCAGGGCACTGGCCAAGGGCCTGATCGCCAGCGGCGTCGCTGCAGGCGAGCGCGTGGGCATCATGTCCCGCACCCGCTACGAGTGGGCCCTGGTCGACTTCTCCATCTGGTTCGCCGGGGCGGTTTCGGTCCCCATCTATGAAACATCCTCCCCGTCCCAGGTCGCCTGGAACCTCGGCGATTCTGGTGCAGTGGCCGCTTTCGGCGAATCCGCGCACCACGAGAACATCATCCGCCAGGCCGTCACGGCCGAGGGGCTCACCGACGTGCAGCACGTCTGGCAGCTCGAGGGCCACGGACTGGACGCGCTCCGGGACGCCGGCCGGGACGTCAGCGATGAAGAACTCGAAGCGCGCCGCAGCGCAGCGAACCTTGGCGACGTCGCCACCATCATCTACACCTCCGGAACCACGGGACGGCCCAAGGGCTGCGAGCTGACGCACGGAAACTTCGTGGAGCTCTCGGACAACGCCCTGGCCATCATCGGCGACATCGTCCATGAGAACGCCAAGACCATCATGTTCCTGCCGATGGCCCACGTGTTCGCCCGGTTCATCTCGGTGCTGGCGATGGCCGCAGGTACCACCGTGGCCCACACCCCCGACATCAAAAACCTCCTCGGTGACCTGCAGAGCTACGAGCCCACCTTCATCCTGGCGGTGCCGAGGGTCTTCGAGAAGGTCTACAACTCTGCACTGACCAAGGCCGAGGACGGCGGAAAGGGCGCCATCTTCCACCGGGCGGCAGAAACCGCCATCGCATTTTCCAAAGCCCGCCAGGACGGCCGGGTGGGGCTGGGCCTGAAGCTGCGCCACGCGGTGTTCGACAAACTGGTCTATGGCAAGTTGCGGGCGGCGATGGGCGGACACGTTGCGCACGCCGTGTCCGGCGGCGGCCCCCTGGGCGAACGGCTGGGGCACTTCTTCCAAGGCATCGGACTGCAGGTGCTCGAGGGATACGGCCTCACGGAGACCACTGCTCCCATCACGGTCAACACGCCGTCCCGGATCAAGATCGGATCGGTGGGCAAGCCGCTGCCGGGCAACGCGGTCAAGATCGCCGACGACGGCGAGATCCTGGCCAAGGGGGTCTGCGTCATGCGGGGCTACTACCGGCGGGACGACCTCACCGCCGAGGCGTTCACGGATGGCTGGTTCCACACCGGAGACATCGGCCGGCTGGACGAGGAAGGCTTCGTCTGGATTACGGGCCGGAAGAAGGAGATCATCGTCACCGCCGGGGGCAAGAACGTCATCCCGGCGCTGCTTGAAGACCAGATCCGGGCAGACGCCCTGGTGTCGCAGGTCCTGGTGGTGGGCGACAACAGGCCCTTCATCGGGGCCCTCGTGACGCTCGATCAGGAGGCCCTGCCGGGTTGGCTGCAGCGCCACGGACTGCCGGCAGGCACCACCCTGGAGCAGGCAGCCGGGAACCCAGTGGTCAAAGCGGCCGTCCAGGACCTGATCACCGCAGCAAACACGTCGGTTTCCCAGGCCGAGGCCATCAAGTCCTTCCGCATCGTCCCGGCAGACTTCACCGAGGCATCCGGGCACCTGACCCCCTCCATGAAGGTGAAGCGGGCGCAGGTGATGAAGGACTTCGAAACCGTCATCGAAGAGATGTACTCGGCGCCGCGTTCCTGA